A genomic segment from Manduca sexta isolate Smith_Timp_Sample1 chromosome 13, JHU_Msex_v1.0, whole genome shotgun sequence encodes:
- the LOC115452774 gene encoding uncharacterized protein LOC115452774: MNKLLVLFGLAALAEVVLGGPGLTVRFDVGLNMGTKFFIPVPHNRAMAEEKGWKKYERATKDRPLLKDMYCGESLTCCVLMDDNGYAGGFQTAYEKKKFKNPVFDWEIQGYTTWKVKVNGVEKEYWVITQYFVSDEYLAYSKEARKQSYDNSQLLQEQYVWFTGFHGKLYKVPVRGDKIPDAGFTEQNCIPWMGHHYYWNMTKDTECTDDNIHPYFPLVKSNRIVGAGSLTAGIMEFDKDETDYCEKPAKAAVQLIVNKGPQCLYDLAEKPGFTTMHVYYVDDPYWITCVFQ; the protein is encoded by the exons ATGAATAAACTTCTTGTTTTGTTCGGCTTGGCCGCATTGGCCGAAG TCGTTTTGGGAGGCCCCGGACTTACTG TGAGATTCGATGTCGGTCTGAACATGGGTACAAAATTCTTCATCCCTGTGCCACATAACCGTGCTATGGCTGAAGAAAAAGGTTGGAAAAAATACGAAAGAGCAACTAAAGATCGTCCACTACTTAAAGACATGTACTGCGGAGAATCTCTCACTTGCTGTGTGTTGATGGATGATAACGGCTATGCTGGTGGCTTCCAGACCGCT tacgaGAAGAAAAAGTTCAAGAACCCAGTGTTCGACTGGGAAATTCAGGGTTACACGACCTGGAAGGTTAAGGTGAATGGCGTCGAGAAGGAGTACTGGGTTATCACACAATACTTCGTTTCAGACG AATATTTGGCGTATTCCAAGGAAGCGCGTAAACAGTCATACGACAATTCTCAATTGTTACAAGAACAATACGTTTGGTTCACCGGATTTCACGGTAAATTGTACAAAGTGCCTGTTAGAGGCGACAAAATACCTGATGCCGGTTTCACAGAGCAGAACTGCATTCCATGGATGG GACATCACTACTACTGGAACATGACTAAGGATACCGAATGTACAGACGACAACATTCACCCGTACTTCCCATTGGTGAAATCGAACAGGATTGTCGGCGCCGGCTCCCTCACCGCTGGTATCATGGAATTCGATAAAGATGAGACTGATTACTGTGAGAAACCTGCCAAGGCAGCTGTACAG CTGATCGTGAACAAAGGCCCGCAATGCCTGTACGACCTGGCCGAGAAGCCTGGCTTCACCACCATGCACGTGTACTACGTTGACGACCCATACTGGATCACCTGTGTCTTCCAGTAA